Proteins found in one Streptomyces sp. NBC_00461 genomic segment:
- a CDS encoding CYTH and CHAD domain-containing protein, with amino-acid sequence MADTKREIERKYESDDSGLPDLTGVAGVASVVDKGVAHLDATYYDTPDERLAAAAITLRRRTGGSDAGWHLKFPVAPDVRDEIRAPLSDTVPRVLAGLVRSRVRDAELQPVVRLLSDRDVRDLVDAEGRLLAEVSVDAVRAERLTGDGGSAQWTELEVELADGGDPVFLDKVHKRLRKAGVRPSASASKLARALMETAPRKKGTKKQRAKQQAAKKQMPEAPETAGDHVLAYLREQRDAIVALDPAVRQDTYDSVHRMRVATRRMRSAFRSYAKVLDRTVTDPIGEELKWLAGELGVDRDAEVLTERLTAAFDALPRTLLHGPVRTRLRTWMSARRGGSRRRLTGVLDSKRYLVLLDRLDALVADPPLLEAAAGAPEMVIAKAVRKDFGKLAELVDRAIGLEPGQDRDLALHEARKKAKRTRYSAEVAAAALGGPASALAKSMKSLQSLLGDHQDSVMTRQTLRELSAVAHAAGENAFTYGVLYAREEGRATAAEAGLPAAWQEAKAGMQV; translated from the coding sequence ATGGCGGACACAAAGCGCGAGATCGAGCGGAAGTACGAATCCGACGACAGCGGCCTGCCGGACCTGACCGGCGTCGCCGGTGTCGCGTCCGTCGTCGACAAGGGCGTCGCCCATCTGGACGCCACCTACTACGACACCCCCGACGAACGCCTCGCCGCGGCCGCGATCACCCTGCGCCGCCGCACCGGCGGATCCGACGCGGGCTGGCACCTGAAGTTCCCGGTCGCCCCCGACGTCCGCGACGAGATCCGGGCCCCGCTCTCCGACACCGTCCCGCGCGTCCTGGCCGGCCTGGTCCGCTCCCGCGTCCGCGACGCCGAACTGCAGCCCGTCGTCCGCCTCCTCTCCGACCGCGACGTTCGCGACCTCGTCGACGCCGAGGGCCGGCTGCTCGCCGAGGTCAGCGTGGACGCCGTACGCGCCGAGCGGCTCACCGGCGACGGCGGCTCCGCCCAGTGGACCGAGCTGGAGGTGGAACTCGCCGACGGCGGCGACCCGGTCTTCCTCGACAAAGTCCACAAGAGGCTGCGCAAGGCGGGCGTACGACCGTCCGCATCGGCGTCGAAGCTCGCGCGAGCGCTGATGGAGACGGCACCGCGGAAGAAGGGCACCAAGAAGCAGCGCGCGAAGCAGCAGGCTGCGAAGAAGCAGATGCCCGAGGCCCCCGAGACGGCCGGCGACCACGTCCTCGCCTACCTCCGCGAGCAGCGGGACGCCATCGTCGCCCTCGACCCGGCCGTACGGCAGGACACCTACGACTCGGTGCACCGCATGCGCGTCGCCACCCGCCGTATGCGCAGCGCCTTCCGCTCGTACGCCAAGGTTCTCGACCGGACCGTCACCGACCCGATCGGCGAGGAACTGAAGTGGCTGGCCGGCGAGCTGGGTGTGGACCGGGACGCCGAGGTGCTGACCGAACGCCTGACGGCGGCCTTCGACGCACTGCCCAGGACGCTGCTCCACGGCCCGGTCCGCACCCGGCTGCGCACGTGGATGAGCGCCCGCCGCGGCGGTTCGCGACGCCGGCTGACCGGCGTCCTGGACTCCAAGCGGTATCTGGTCCTGCTCGACAGGCTGGACGCGCTGGTCGCGGACCCGCCGCTGCTGGAGGCGGCCGCCGGAGCGCCGGAGATGGTGATCGCCAAGGCCGTACGCAAGGACTTCGGCAAGCTGGCGGAGCTGGTGGACCGGGCCATCGGCCTGGAACCCGGCCAGGACCGCGACCTCGCCCTGCACGAGGCCCGCAAGAAGGCGAAGCGGACGCGGTACTCGGCGGAGGTCGCCGCAGCCGCCCTCGGCGGCCCGGCGTCCGCCCTGGCCAAGTCGATGAAGTCCCTGCAGAGCCTGCTGGGCGACCACCAGGACAGCGTCATGACCCGCCAGACCCTGCGCGAGCTGTCCGCCGTGGCACACGCGGCGGGGGAGAACGCGTTCACGTACGGAGTGCTCTACGCCCGCGAGGAGGGGCGCGCGACGGCCGCCGAGGCCGGGCTGCCCGCCGCGTGGCAGGAGGCGAAGGCCGGGATGCAGGTCTGA
- the rodA gene encoding rod shape-determining protein RodA codes for MTGAGSFSVSGYGPARAGWTRIFARDSLARRLDWPILLAALALSMIGAVLVFSATRNRTEINQGDQYYFLIRHIMNTGIGFALMIATVWLGHRTLRTAVPILYGASVLLILLVLTPLGSTVNGAHSWIVLGGGFSLQPSEFVKLTIILGMAMLLATRVDAGDKKHPDHRTVLQALGLAAVPILIVLLMPDLGSVMVMVIIILGVLLASGASNRWVFGLIATGAIGAIAVWQLHILDEYQINRFAAFANPALDPAGVGYNTNQARIAIGSGGLTGAGLFHGSQTTGQFVPEQQTDFVFTVAGEELGFLGAGLIIVLLGVVLWRACRIARDSTELYGTIVAAGIVAWLAFQTFENVGMTLGIMPVTGLPLPFVSYGGSSMFAVWIAVGLLQSIKVQRPMSA; via the coding sequence ATGACCGGTGCAGGCAGCTTCTCCGTCTCCGGGTACGGACCCGCGCGCGCGGGCTGGACGCGGATCTTCGCCCGCGACTCGCTCGCCCGCCGCCTGGACTGGCCGATACTGCTGGCGGCGCTCGCGCTCTCGATGATCGGTGCGGTCCTCGTCTTCTCGGCGACCCGCAATCGCACCGAGATCAACCAGGGCGACCAGTACTACTTCCTCATCCGGCACATCATGAACACCGGCATCGGGTTCGCCCTGATGATCGCCACGGTCTGGCTCGGCCACCGCACCCTGCGCACCGCCGTCCCCATCCTCTACGGCGCCTCGGTGCTGCTGATCCTGCTGGTGCTCACCCCGCTCGGCTCCACGGTCAACGGCGCACACTCGTGGATCGTGCTCGGCGGCGGCTTCTCCCTCCAGCCCTCGGAGTTCGTGAAGCTCACGATCATCCTGGGCATGGCGATGCTGCTGGCCACCAGAGTCGACGCGGGCGACAAGAAGCACCCCGACCACCGCACGGTGCTGCAGGCCCTGGGCCTGGCCGCCGTACCGATCCTGATCGTCCTGCTCATGCCGGACCTCGGATCCGTCATGGTCATGGTGATCATCATCCTCGGCGTGCTGCTCGCCTCCGGCGCCTCCAACCGGTGGGTCTTCGGCCTCATCGCCACGGGCGCCATCGGCGCGATCGCCGTCTGGCAGCTGCACATCCTGGACGAGTACCAGATCAACCGCTTCGCCGCTTTCGCCAACCCCGCGCTCGACCCCGCCGGCGTCGGCTACAACACCAACCAGGCGCGTATCGCGATCGGTTCGGGCGGTCTGACCGGAGCGGGCCTGTTCCACGGCTCGCAGACCACCGGCCAGTTCGTCCCCGAGCAGCAGACCGACTTCGTCTTCACGGTCGCGGGCGAGGAACTGGGCTTCCTCGGCGCGGGACTGATCATCGTCCTCCTCGGCGTGGTCCTGTGGCGCGCCTGCCGCATCGCCCGCGACTCGACCGAGCTGTACGGCACGATCGTCGCTGCCGGAATCGTCGCCTGGCTCGCCTTCCAGACCTTCGAGAACGTCGGCATGACCCTCGGCATCATGCCGGTCACGGGCCTGCCGCTACCGTTCGTGTCGTACGGCGGCTCGTCGATGTTCGCGGTGTGGATAGCGGTGGGACTGCTCCAGTCGATCAAGGTGCAGCGGCCGATGTCCGCGTAG
- the mrdA gene encoding penicillin-binding protein 2: MTNIPETGRTQRVQIRLVVIQILVLSLLGTLGGRLWYLQIREGNAYAKEASGNHVQQVVDPAVRGSILDARGVPLADNETRLVVSASRTDLLKMKDDGKAVLTKLAGVLGMKPTEVMQRVRLCDAKTPQPCWNGSPYQPIPITDEATPRQAMQIRERSEDFPGITAEPEALRRYPSPGKANTAQVLGYLSPVTDDEIQQAKDTDSPYLRSDQVGRNGLEREYDKALRGKAGVTRYEVDNLGRVIGKAKADAAEPGSSLVTSIDSRVQRVAEYELNAAMKAARGQFDKITGENYKADSGAVVVMEAKTGRIVAMSSAPTYDPNVWVGGISAKDYKKLTGKDSDYPLLNRAIQGQSAPGSTFKVVSTAAAVEAGYVWDGGYPCTSSYSVGGQVFKNFEGENFGPISLGRALEVSCDTVFYGLADREWKKDGGINPKKGEPKDYFYKTAHQFGLGKQTGIDLPNEVTGRVPDRQWKEDYWKANKDSWCRTGKKDGSYVEKIAYENCLEGNKMREGDSINYSIGQGDTLLTPIQEAMIYGALANGGTEYVPTIGKAVISPDGKSVKEIKPKVKAKLPVTQATLKGIDKALAGVVTSGTAAWKFQGWPQDKIELHAKTGTAEVYGKQTTSWLATYSKDYTVVMTIAQAGTGSGASGEAVRNIYSALYGVNSDGSIDKKKALLPSPQKGLPKVRTDGTIASPKISKDPAKQLKDLQKATEKGTTAPDQTQPGATTASPTTTNRTTRRRPRRRGSRRMLT, encoded by the coding sequence GTGACCAACATCCCCGAGACCGGTCGGACCCAACGGGTCCAGATCCGACTCGTCGTCATCCAGATTCTCGTCCTCTCCCTGCTCGGCACCCTCGGCGGCCGTCTGTGGTACCTGCAGATCCGCGAGGGCAACGCATACGCCAAGGAGGCGTCCGGCAACCACGTCCAGCAGGTCGTCGATCCAGCCGTACGCGGATCGATCCTGGACGCGCGCGGAGTACCGCTCGCCGACAACGAGACCCGCCTCGTGGTCTCTGCCTCCCGCACCGACCTGCTGAAGATGAAGGACGACGGCAAGGCGGTCCTCACCAAGCTGGCCGGGGTCCTGGGCATGAAGCCCACCGAAGTCATGCAGCGGGTCCGGCTGTGCGACGCCAAGACGCCGCAGCCGTGCTGGAACGGCTCGCCCTACCAGCCGATCCCCATCACCGACGAGGCCACGCCCCGCCAGGCCATGCAGATCCGCGAGCGCTCCGAGGACTTCCCCGGCATCACCGCCGAGCCCGAGGCCCTGCGCCGCTACCCGTCGCCCGGCAAGGCCAACACCGCCCAGGTCCTCGGCTACCTCTCGCCCGTCACCGACGACGAGATCCAGCAGGCCAAGGACACCGACTCGCCCTACCTGCGCTCCGACCAGGTCGGCCGCAACGGCCTGGAGCGCGAGTACGACAAGGCACTGCGCGGCAAGGCGGGCGTCACCCGCTACGAGGTCGACAACCTCGGGCGGGTCATCGGCAAGGCCAAGGCGGACGCCGCCGAACCCGGTTCCAGCCTCGTCACCAGCATCGACTCCCGCGTCCAGCGCGTCGCCGAATACGAACTGAACGCGGCGATGAAGGCAGCCCGCGGACAGTTCGACAAGATCACCGGCGAGAACTACAAGGCCGACTCGGGCGCCGTCGTCGTGATGGAGGCCAAGACCGGCCGTATCGTCGCCATGTCGTCCGCGCCCACCTACGACCCGAACGTCTGGGTCGGCGGTATCTCCGCCAAGGACTACAAGAAGCTCACCGGCAAGGACTCCGACTACCCGCTGCTGAACAGGGCCATACAGGGTCAGTCGGCGCCCGGTTCGACCTTCAAGGTGGTCTCCACGGCCGCCGCGGTCGAGGCCGGCTACGTCTGGGACGGCGGCTACCCCTGCACCAGCTCGTACTCGGTGGGCGGCCAGGTCTTCAAGAACTTCGAGGGCGAGAACTTCGGCCCCATCTCGCTCGGCCGGGCGCTCGAGGTCTCCTGCGACACCGTCTTCTACGGCCTCGCCGACCGCGAGTGGAAGAAGGACGGCGGCATCAACCCGAAGAAGGGCGAGCCGAAGGACTACTTCTACAAGACCGCCCACCAGTTCGGCCTCGGCAAGCAGACGGGCATCGACCTTCCCAACGAGGTCACCGGCCGCGTCCCCGACCGCCAGTGGAAGGAGGACTACTGGAAGGCCAACAAGGACTCGTGGTGCAGGACCGGCAAGAAGGACGGCAGTTACGTCGAGAAGATCGCGTACGAGAACTGCCTCGAAGGCAACAAGATGCGCGAGGGCGACTCGATCAACTACTCCATCGGCCAGGGTGACACCCTCCTCACCCCGATCCAGGAGGCCATGATCTACGGGGCGCTCGCCAACGGCGGCACCGAGTACGTCCCGACCATCGGCAAGGCGGTCATCAGCCCCGACGGCAAGTCCGTCAAGGAGATCAAGCCGAAGGTCAAGGCCAAACTCCCGGTCACCCAGGCCACGCTCAAGGGCATCGACAAGGCCCTCGCGGGCGTCGTCACCAGCGGTACCGCCGCCTGGAAGTTCCAGGGCTGGCCGCAGGACAAGATCGAACTGCACGCCAAGACCGGTACCGCGGAGGTCTACGGCAAGCAGACCACCTCCTGGCTCGCCACGTACTCCAAGGACTACACGGTCGTCATGACCATCGCCCAGGCCGGTACCGGCTCCGGCGCCTCCGGTGAGGCGGTCCGCAACATCTACAGCGCCCTGTACGGCGTCAACTCCGACGGCTCGATCGACAAGAAGAAGGCGCTGCTGCCCAGCCCGCAGAAGGGCCTGCCCAAGGTCCGGACGGACGGCACGATCGCCTCTCCGAAGATCTCCAAGGACCCGGCCAAGCAGCTCAAGGACCTGCAGAAGGCCACCGAAAAGGGCACGACCGCCCCCGACCAGACCCAGCCCGGCGCGACCACCGCCTCGCCCACCACGACGAACCGGACGACCCGCAGGCGGCCGCGCAGAAGGGGAAGCCGGAGGATGCTCACATGA
- the mreD gene encoding rod shape-determining protein MreD, which yields MRVNRILLSSALIVVALVIQVSVLARLHLPGAVPDLLLLTVLGLALVYGHVGGALVGFGAGLLADLAPPADHAAGRYALVLCVVGYLAGLVKPENGRLKSATGPMIVVAAAAVGSTLLYAGVGALVGDTAARHVGLVGLLFTAALYDLLLAPFVVPGIMALARRADNDPLAETNSPSKKATDITSGWISAGTGLKVGGQRGGLGGLKTKARTRTTRVGRIKGVKRL from the coding sequence ATGCGTGTCAACCGGATCCTGCTCTCCTCGGCCCTGATCGTCGTAGCCCTGGTCATCCAGGTGAGCGTCCTCGCCCGGCTCCATCTGCCCGGCGCCGTCCCCGACTTGCTCCTGCTCACCGTCCTGGGCCTGGCCCTGGTGTACGGCCATGTCGGCGGCGCCCTCGTCGGCTTCGGCGCGGGCCTGCTCGCCGACCTCGCGCCGCCCGCCGACCACGCCGCCGGGCGCTACGCCCTGGTGCTGTGCGTCGTCGGCTACCTCGCCGGACTGGTCAAACCGGAGAACGGGCGGCTGAAATCGGCCACAGGGCCCATGATCGTCGTGGCCGCCGCGGCCGTCGGCTCGACCCTGCTCTACGCCGGTGTGGGCGCCCTGGTCGGTGACACCGCCGCCCGCCATGTCGGCCTCGTCGGCCTGCTGTTCACGGCGGCCCTGTACGACCTGCTCCTCGCCCCCTTCGTGGTCCCCGGGATCATGGCCCTGGCCCGGCGCGCGGACAACGACCCCCTCGCCGAGACCAACTCCCCGTCCAAGAAGGCGACCGACATCACCTCCGGCTGGATCTCCGCCGGCACCGGCCTCAAGGTCGGCGGCCAGCGCGGTGGCCTCGGCGGGCTGAAGACCAAGGCCCGTACCCGTACCACGCGCGTGGGCCGCATCAAGGGGGTCAAGCGGCTGTGA
- the mreC gene encoding rod shape-determining protein MreC produces MRDTRESRLLLVLLIAVAFALITVDIRGGEDSPVDGARQGAAAVFGPVENGMSSAVDPVGNAVSAIRDSGTRHDRLARMEKENAALKAKLGSDDRNSSRLKQLDKMLKVSAEGQYGIKGGQVIAIGAAQGFSWTITIDIGANDGIKRDMTVLNGDGLVGRVTTVGPDASTVLLANDPDFTVGTRMEGSDELGFASGQGDRPLRVELLNSKADVKKGDRLVTFGSEADKPFVPGVPVGVVSRVDPSGGDLTRTLYVTPYVGFTKLDIVGVVVEAPKQDPRDTVLPKKPKPTPTPTVTVTVTPSANASPDGQTQQQ; encoded by the coding sequence GTGAGGGACACACGAGAGAGCCGGCTGCTCCTGGTGCTGCTGATCGCCGTCGCGTTCGCGCTGATCACGGTGGACATCCGGGGCGGAGAGGATTCACCGGTCGACGGTGCCCGCCAGGGTGCCGCCGCGGTGTTCGGCCCCGTCGAGAACGGGATGTCGTCGGCGGTCGACCCGGTCGGTAACGCCGTCTCCGCGATCCGCGACTCGGGCACCCGGCACGACCGGCTCGCCCGCATGGAAAAGGAGAACGCGGCCCTCAAGGCGAAGCTCGGCAGCGACGACCGCAACTCCAGCCGCCTCAAACAGCTCGACAAGATGCTGAAGGTCTCCGCCGAGGGCCAGTACGGCATCAAGGGTGGCCAGGTCATCGCCATAGGGGCGGCCCAGGGCTTCTCCTGGACGATCACCATCGACATCGGCGCCAACGACGGCATCAAGCGGGACATGACCGTCCTGAACGGGGACGGTCTGGTCGGGCGGGTCACCACCGTCGGCCCCGACGCCTCGACCGTCCTGCTCGCCAACGACCCGGACTTCACCGTCGGCACCCGCATGGAGGGCAGCGACGAACTCGGCTTCGCCTCCGGACAGGGCGACCGCCCGCTGCGCGTCGAACTGCTCAACAGCAAGGCGGACGTGAAGAAGGGCGACCGGCTCGTCACCTTCGGCTCCGAGGCCGACAAGCCCTTCGTGCCGGGCGTCCCGGTCGGCGTGGTCTCCCGGGTCGACCCCTCCGGCGGCGACCTGACCCGCACCCTCTACGTCACGCCCTACGTCGGCTTCACCAAACTCGACATCGTCGGTGTCGTCGTAGAGGCCCCGAAGCAGGACCCCCGCGACACGGTGCTCCCGAAGAAGCCCAAGCCGACGCCCACGCCGACGGTCACCGTCACGGTCACCCCGTCCGCGAACGCGTCCCCCGACGGCCAGACCCAGCAGCAGTAG
- a CDS encoding rod shape-determining protein — MSFIGRDMAVDLGTANTLVYVRGRGIVLNEPSVVAINTNTGGILAVGAEAKKMIGRTPGNIVAVRPLKDGVIADFEITERMLRYFILKIHKRRYLARPRVVVCVPSGITGVERRAVIEASSQAGARQVHIIEEPMAAAIGSGLPVHEATGNMVVDIGGGTTEVAVISLGGIVTAQSIRVAGDELDNAIIQHIKKEYSLLLGERTAEQIKITIGSAYELDADEHTEIRGRDLVSGLPKTVVISAAEVRKAIEEPVNAIVDAVKTTLDKCPPELSGDIMDRGIVLTGGGALLRGLDERLRRETGMPIHIAEDPLDSVALGSGKCVEEFEALQQVLDAQPRR, encoded by the coding sequence ATGTCGTTCATCGGCCGTGACATGGCTGTCGACCTCGGGACCGCCAACACGCTGGTGTACGTCAGGGGTCGCGGGATCGTACTCAACGAGCCGTCCGTCGTCGCGATCAACACCAACACCGGTGGCATCCTCGCGGTCGGCGCCGAGGCGAAGAAGATGATCGGGCGGACCCCTGGCAACATCGTTGCCGTGCGACCGCTGAAGGACGGTGTCATCGCCGACTTCGAGATCACCGAGCGGATGCTCCGCTACTTCATTCTGAAGATCCACAAGCGTCGGTATCTCGCGCGGCCGCGCGTCGTCGTGTGCGTGCCCTCCGGCATCACCGGCGTCGAGCGCCGTGCCGTCATCGAGGCGTCGTCCCAGGCGGGCGCCCGCCAGGTGCACATCATCGAGGAGCCCATGGCCGCGGCCATCGGTTCCGGCCTGCCGGTCCACGAGGCCACGGGCAACATGGTGGTGGACATCGGCGGCGGCACCACGGAGGTCGCGGTCATCTCGCTCGGCGGAATCGTCACCGCACAGTCCATCCGCGTCGCTGGTGACGAGCTGGACAACGCGATCATCCAGCACATCAAGAAGGAGTACAGCCTCCTCCTCGGTGAGCGGACGGCCGAGCAGATCAAGATCACGATCGGTTCGGCGTACGAGCTCGATGCTGACGAACACACCGAAATCCGCGGCCGGGACCTCGTCTCCGGGCTGCCCAAGACCGTCGTCATCTCCGCCGCCGAAGTGCGCAAGGCGATCGAGGAGCCGGTCAACGCCATCGTCGACGCCGTCAAGACGACCCTCGACAAGTGCCCGCCGGAGCTGTCCGGCGACATCATGGACCGGGGGATCGTGCTGACGGGCGGCGGGGCGCTGCTGCGCGGACTCGACGAGCGGCTGCGCCGCGAGACGGGCATGCCGATCCACATCGCCGAGGACCCGCTGGACAGCGTGGCGCTCGGTTCGGGCAAGTGCGTCGAGGAGTTCGAGGCGCTCCAGCAGGTGCTGGACGCCCAGCCGCGCAGATGA
- the ndk gene encoding nucleoside-diphosphate kinase, with product MTQRTLVLLKPDAVRRGLTGEIISRIERKDGWQITALELRTLDQETLEQHYGEHKGKPFYEPLVEFMASGPVVALIVEGERVIEGLRALAGPTDPIAAAPGSIRGDYGVIVRENLIHASDSEESAQREVKIFFPGRA from the coding sequence GTGACTCAGCGCACCCTCGTCCTGCTCAAGCCCGACGCGGTCCGCCGTGGCCTGACCGGCGAGATCATCAGCCGTATCGAGCGCAAGGACGGCTGGCAGATCACCGCGCTGGAGCTGCGCACCCTGGACCAGGAGACCCTGGAGCAGCACTACGGCGAGCACAAGGGCAAGCCCTTCTACGAGCCGCTGGTGGAGTTCATGGCGTCCGGCCCGGTCGTCGCGCTGATCGTCGAGGGCGAGCGGGTCATCGAGGGACTGCGCGCGCTTGCCGGCCCGACCGACCCGATCGCCGCCGCCCCCGGTTCCATCCGCGGCGACTACGGCGTGATCGTCCGCGAGAACCTGATCCACGCCTCCGACTCCGAGGAGTCCGCCCAGCGCGAGGTGAAGATCTTCTTCCCCGGCCGCGCGTAG
- a CDS encoding DUF4233 domain-containing protein translates to MRTLCASTLIGEFFVIGFAGLVAMKDPDLSMATVWTVSGIAMFLCVALCGVVTRPAGIVLGWALQIALIASGFVVPTMFFLGVVFAALWWASVHYGRKIDEAKARFAAEAGSSTADAA, encoded by the coding sequence GTGCGTACGCTCTGTGCTTCGACCCTGATCGGCGAGTTCTTCGTGATCGGCTTCGCGGGGCTGGTCGCCATGAAGGACCCCGACCTGTCCATGGCGACGGTGTGGACGGTCAGCGGCATCGCGATGTTCCTGTGCGTGGCGCTGTGCGGTGTCGTGACGCGGCCGGCCGGGATCGTCCTCGGCTGGGCCCTGCAGATCGCCCTCATCGCCTCCGGCTTCGTCGTCCCGACGATGTTCTTCCTGGGCGTGGTCTTCGCGGCCCTGTGGTGGGCCTCGGTGCACTACGGACGAAAGATCGACGAGGCGAAGGCCAGATTCGCGGCAGAGGCCGGCTCCTCCACAGCTGACGCTGCGTAA
- the folC gene encoding bifunctional tetrahydrofolate synthase/dihydrofolate synthase, with the protein MSDQNEPDAFDNEPDAFDEIIAAEADRDPDLAVIEAGSRTLRTQGGPPEADVPARPEDPEVDKALREVEAQLATRWGETKLEPSVSRISALMDVLGDPQRSYPSIHITGTNGKTSTARMIEALLGAFELRTGRYTSPHVQSVTERISLDGSPISAERFIETYEDIKPYVEMVDAQQEYRLSFFEVLTGMAYAAFADAPVDVAVVEVGMGGSWDATNVIDGDVAVVTPIDLDHTDRLGETPAAIATEKSGIIKQDATVILAQQPVDAAQVLLKKAVEVDATVAREGLEFGVVARQVAVGGQVLTLRGLGGEYGEVYLPLHGPYQAHNAAVALAAVEAFFGVGSQRPEPLDIDTVRKAFAAVSSPGRLEVVRRSPTVVLDAAHNPAGARATAEAVGEAFDFSRLIGVVGASADKNVRGLLEAFEPIFAEVVVTQNSSHRAMDVDELAAIAVEVFGEERVQVEPAMPDALEAAITLAEEEGEFAGGGVLVTGSVITVGEARLLLGRG; encoded by the coding sequence GTGAGCGACCAGAACGAGCCCGACGCCTTCGACAACGAGCCCGACGCCTTCGACGAGATCATCGCCGCAGAAGCCGACCGCGACCCCGACCTCGCGGTCATCGAGGCCGGCAGCCGCACCCTGCGCACCCAGGGCGGCCCGCCGGAGGCAGACGTGCCCGCGCGTCCCGAGGACCCCGAGGTCGACAAGGCCCTGCGCGAGGTCGAGGCGCAGCTGGCGACACGATGGGGCGAGACCAAGCTGGAGCCGTCGGTCAGCCGTATCTCCGCGCTGATGGACGTGCTGGGCGACCCGCAGCGCTCGTACCCCTCGATCCACATCACGGGGACGAACGGCAAGACCTCCACGGCTCGCATGATCGAGGCCCTCCTCGGCGCCTTCGAACTGCGCACCGGCCGCTACACCTCCCCCCACGTCCAGTCGGTCACCGAGCGCATCAGCCTCGACGGCAGCCCCATCTCCGCCGAGCGCTTCATCGAGACGTACGAGGACATCAAGCCGTACGTCGAGATGGTCGACGCGCAGCAGGAGTACCGGCTGTCCTTCTTCGAGGTGCTGACCGGCATGGCGTACGCGGCCTTCGCCGACGCGCCTGTCGACGTCGCGGTCGTCGAGGTCGGCATGGGCGGCTCCTGGGACGCGACGAACGTGATCGACGGGGACGTCGCCGTCGTCACCCCCATCGACCTCGACCACACCGACCGGCTCGGCGAGACGCCCGCCGCGATCGCCACGGAGAAGTCCGGGATCATCAAGCAGGACGCGACCGTGATCCTGGCGCAGCAGCCGGTCGACGCGGCGCAGGTGCTGCTGAAGAAGGCCGTCGAGGTCGACGCCACCGTGGCCAGGGAAGGGCTGGAGTTCGGGGTCGTCGCCCGGCAGGTCGCCGTCGGCGGCCAGGTGCTCACGCTGCGCGGCCTCGGTGGGGAGTACGGCGAGGTGTACCTCCCGCTCCACGGCCCGTACCAGGCCCACAACGCCGCCGTCGCGCTCGCCGCGGTCGAGGCGTTCTTCGGAGTCGGCTCCCAGCGTCCCGAACCGCTGGACATCGACACCGTCCGCAAGGCATTCGCCGCCGTCTCCTCCCCGGGCCGGCTCGAAGTCGTACGGCGGTCCCCGACCGTCGTGCTGGACGCCGCCCACAACCCGGCGGGTGCCCGTGCCACCGCCGAGGCGGTCGGTGAGGCCTTCGACTTCAGCCGGCTGATCGGCGTCGTCGGCGCCAGCGCCGACAAGAACGTACGAGGACTGCTGGAGGCCTTCGAGCCGATCTTCGCCGAGGTCGTCGTCACGCAGAACTCCAGCCACCGCGCGATGGACGTCGACGAGCTGGCAGCGATCGCCGTGGAGGTGTTCGGCGAGGAGCGCGTCCAGGTCGAGCCGGCGATGCCGGACGCTCTGGAGGCCGCGATCACGCTGGCCGAGGAGGAGGGTGAGTTCGCGGGCGGCGGCGTCCTCGTCACCGGTTCCGTCATCACGGTCGGCGAGGCCCGGCTTCTTCTGGGAAGGGGCTGA